The proteins below are encoded in one region of Saccopteryx leptura isolate mSacLep1 chromosome 1, mSacLep1_pri_phased_curated, whole genome shotgun sequence:
- the LOC136388288 gene encoding LOW QUALITY PROTEIN: olfactory receptor 7D4-like (The sequence of the model RefSeq protein was modified relative to this genomic sequence to represent the inferred CDS: inserted 2 bases in 2 codons; deleted 2 bases in 1 codon), which translates to MEAGNHTEVSEFLLLGLSEDPELQPLLSGVFLSMYLITILGNLLIILAISSDPHLHTPMYFFLSHLSFVDICFTSTTVLKMLVNIQTQSNTISYIGCFIQVYFFFTIFLGIDNFLLAVMAYDQYVAICHHLHYTVIMNPRLCGLLVLMSWFIIFWVSLFHILLMMQLTFCVGTKIPHFFCELAQLLKAACSDTLINYIIMYAITALFGVFPLTGILFSCSQIVSVLMRMSFKRGXYKAFSICGSHLCAVSLFCGSGLGVYLSSAVTHFSLQNSVASVMYTMVTPLLNPFIYSLRNKXVKEALRRLLNLVAPVSDGPLASELSGHYAVLNISHLVNISAAIFKISNF; encoded by the exons ATGGAGGCAGGAAACCACACAGAAGTGTCAGAATTCCTCCTCCTGGGTCTTTCAGAGGATCCTGAACTGCAGCCCCTCCTCAGTGGAGTGTTCCTGTCCATGTACCTGATCACCATACTTGGGAACCTGCTTATCATCCTGGCCATCAGCTCAGACCCCCACCTCCACACCCCCATGtacttctttctctcccacctgTCCTTTGTTGATATCTGTTTCACTTCCACCACTGTCCTGAAGATGCTGGTGAACATCCAGACTCAGAGCAATACCAT TTCCTACATCGGGTGCTTCAttcaggtgtattttttttttactatttttcttggAATAGACAACTTCCTCCTGGCTGTGATGGCCTATGACCAGTATGTAGCCATCTGCCACCACCTGCACTACACAGTCATCATGAACCCACGCCTGTGTGGCCTTCTGGTTCTGATGTCTTGGTTCATCATTTTCTGGGTTTCTCTTTTTCATATTCTACTAATGATGCAGCTGACCTTCTGTGTAGGCACTAAAATTCCACATTTCTTCTGTGAACTGGCCCAGCTTCTCAAGGCAGCCTGCTCTGACACCCTCATCAAT TATATCATCATGTATGCAATTACTGCCCTTTTTGGTGTGTTTCCTCTCACTggaattcttttctcttgctctcaGATTGTCTCTGTCTTAATGAGAATGTCCTTTAAAAGGG TATATAAAGCATTTTCCATTTGTGGGTCTCACCTCTGTGCAGTCTCCTTGTTTTGTGGATCAGGTCTAGGGGTCTACCTCAGTTCTGCTGTGACCCATTTTTCTCTACAAAACTCAGTTGCCTCTGTGATGTACACCATGGTCACCCCCCTGCTGAACCCCTTCATCTACAGCCTGAGGAACA GTGTGAAGGAAGCCCTGAGAAGGCTCCTTAACCTAGTAGCACCTGTTAGTGATGGACCACTGGCCTCAGAGCTAAGTGGACATT ATGCTGTCCTCAATATTTCACATTTGGTCAACATTTCTGCagctatttttaagatttctaactTTTAA